A portion of the Paenibacillus hamazuiensis genome contains these proteins:
- a CDS encoding DUF2304 domain-containing protein produces MGNGLHIYSFQLMGIAFSLIVIVSVFLMVRARMIKEKYSLIWFLVGLFTLVMSIFRDLLESFSQLIGVDYAPSAFFGFLIVCAYFLLLNMSVSISGLKMHNKALTQELGLTKLRLEELEKKINKSEGDFKSSI; encoded by the coding sequence ATGGGGAACGGACTTCATATTTACAGCTTTCAGCTGATGGGCATCGCATTCAGCCTGATCGTGATCGTTTCCGTTTTTTTAATGGTCAGGGCGAGAATGATCAAAGAAAAATATTCGCTGATCTGGTTTTTGGTCGGATTGTTTACATTGGTGATGTCCATTTTCAGAGATTTGCTGGAGTCGTTTTCCCAGCTGATCGGGGTCGACTATGCGCCTTCCGCTTTTTTTGGCTTCCTGATCGTATGCGCTTATTTTTTGCTCCTCAACATGAGCGTCAGCATCTCCGGTCTCAAGATGCACAATAAAGCGCTGACCCAGGAGCTCGGACTTACCAAGCTCAGGCTGGAGGAGCTGGAGAAAAAGATCAACAAAAGCGAGGGGGACTTCAAATCCAGTATTTGA
- a CDS encoding EamA family transporter: protein MMLFASVSMTVVASTLLKIGSRAVNFDGAILSILLGYMSSPLIIAGFASYAVGAVLWVYCLSKFDLSYVTFVSSFQYILLVLVSIVVFHEQISMMKWAGCVFILIGVFFWLKG, encoded by the coding sequence TTGATGTTGTTTGCCAGCGTTTCGATGACCGTCGTCGCGAGCACGCTGCTGAAAATCGGAAGCCGTGCCGTCAATTTTGACGGAGCGATATTATCGATACTGCTGGGGTACATGTCTTCTCCGCTTATTATCGCGGGTTTCGCTTCCTACGCGGTAGGAGCCGTTTTATGGGTATACTGCCTGTCCAAATTCGATCTGAGCTACGTCACCTTCGTTTCCAGCTTTCAGTACATTTTGCTCGTTCTGGTATCCATCGTCGTGTTTCACGAGCAGATCAGCATGATGAAGTGGGCGGGCTGCGTTTTTATTTTGATAGGCGTATTTTTCTGGTTGAAAGGATAA
- a CDS encoding GNAT family N-acetyltransferase codes for MFHFALYTESMKEEWDRFAQQRGTVFHTTAFRRILLDSFGYSCKYHAVMDGQNRIRAIFPLVAGRNLGLKQAAVSLPFVNYTDICADSEEAFRFAIDSIARLKDQGGLDYIELRLKDQSLNDPVWNLNLQNHTFVLPLSDDEEKVLSLSSGSNRNHVRKVYKNDWFQASFDQAHLDAFYKVYVRRMKQLGSPAPDIRFFRNFFKCLPDNSFLLTVLDKQTGQVVGGMLLLTSPANSTLYYPYGANLIEYNGKYLNNFMYWEAVRFGIRSGMKHLDLGRSQTGSGTYKYKEQWGAVAQQLNYCVYDGGAGRHSAPDKEKLGFFIEMWKVTPGFVTDYVGKKLIKYLLP; via the coding sequence ATGTTCCATTTTGCTCTTTACACCGAGTCCATGAAGGAGGAGTGGGACCGATTCGCGCAGCAGCGGGGGACGGTTTTTCATACGACCGCCTTCCGGCGGATCCTGCTGGACTCTTTCGGATACAGCTGCAAATATCATGCCGTTATGGACGGGCAAAACCGCATTCGCGCGATATTTCCGCTTGTGGCGGGCCGCAATCTCGGACTGAAGCAGGCCGCCGTTTCCCTCCCATTTGTCAATTATACCGACATTTGTGCAGACAGCGAAGAAGCCTTCCGGTTTGCCATCGATTCCATCGCACGGTTAAAGGATCAAGGCGGGCTCGACTATATCGAGCTGCGGCTGAAAGACCAAAGCTTGAACGACCCCGTTTGGAATCTGAATTTGCAAAATCATACATTTGTGCTGCCGCTGTCGGACGATGAGGAAAAAGTGCTGTCGCTTTCGAGCGGCAGCAACCGAAACCATGTGCGGAAGGTGTACAAAAACGACTGGTTTCAAGCCTCCTTCGACCAGGCCCATCTGGACGCTTTTTACAAGGTGTATGTGAGAAGGATGAAGCAGCTTGGTTCTCCGGCGCCGGACATCCGTTTCTTTCGTAATTTTTTCAAGTGTTTGCCGGACAACTCTTTTTTGCTCACCGTACTGGACAAGCAGACGGGACAAGTGGTCGGGGGGATGCTGCTGCTCACAAGTCCCGCCAATTCCACGTTATATTATCCGTATGGCGCGAACCTGATCGAGTATAACGGCAAATACTTAAACAACTTCATGTATTGGGAAGCCGTCAGATTCGGCATTCGTAGCGGCATGAAGCATCTGGATCTCGGCCGCTCGCAGACAGGGTCCGGGACGTACAAATACAAAGAGCAGTGGGGAGCCGTCGCGCAGCAGCTCAACTATTGCGTATACGATGGCGGCGCCGGACGGCATAGCGCTCCCGACAAGGAAAAACTGGGCTTTTTTATCGAAATGTGGAAGGTGACTCCCGGCTTTGTAACCGATTATGTGGGGAAAAAGCTGATCAAGTACCTCCTGCCGTAA
- a CDS encoding class I SAM-dependent methyltransferase — protein sequence MSNSNWKQYFDQKAATHGASVKSSDYFDDESFFMQRDNTLRWLGEQKGKEILDAGCGVGAFSEPLVANNTVYGVDFSVKSLEFAAARGLVTMSEDLTALPFEDGKFDVVLCIGVIQLIEQYTAVLRELARVTKPGGTMLVQTLHQGSIQRKLLKLFEKDKKFDRMYTMDELKQVYAQYGFGQIQFLKMYHPFKTVTSGDEGKLSDMFCTSFAIKGSKKH from the coding sequence ATGAGCAATTCCAACTGGAAGCAGTATTTTGACCAAAAAGCCGCAACCCACGGAGCATCCGTGAAATCATCCGACTATTTCGATGATGAAAGCTTCTTTATGCAAAGAGACAATACGCTGCGCTGGCTCGGCGAGCAGAAGGGCAAGGAAATATTGGACGCCGGCTGCGGCGTCGGAGCGTTCAGCGAGCCGCTTGTGGCGAATAACACCGTATACGGTGTCGATTTTTCCGTCAAAAGCCTGGAATTCGCCGCAGCCAGAGGGCTTGTAACGATGTCGGAGGACCTGACGGCGCTCCCGTTCGAGGACGGCAAGTTCGATGTCGTTTTATGCATTGGCGTCATCCAGCTTATCGAGCAGTATACGGCCGTGCTCCGTGAGCTGGCGAGGGTGACGAAGCCCGGGGGGACAATGCTCGTGCAGACGCTGCATCAAGGCTCCATACAGAGAAAACTGCTCAAATTGTTCGAAAAAGACAAAAAATTCGACCGGATGTATACGATGGACGAGCTGAAGCAAGTGTATGCCCAGTACGGCTTCGGGCAGATCCAATTTTTAAAAATGTACCATCCGTTCAAGACGGTCACTTCGGGCGATGAAGGTAAACTGTCCGACATGTTCTGCACTTCGTTTGCGATAAAAGGGAGCAAGAAACATTGA
- a CDS encoding polysaccharide deacetylase family protein: MIKSGVNNMLTFDIEEWFHANYDDIVTPADGKPSHFRYCMDTLLEICRKTDCKATFFVLGYIGEHYPDVVKAILREGHEVASHGYAHQLAYKQTYEQFKADVKKSVDILEHITGVKVIGYRAPSWSIVESNLHYLQALEELGLKYDASIFPVKTFLYGIPTAPTEIHKPRVGGKELGIYEVPMSVMQMAGKNIGYSGGFYFRFFPELWIKNVIRTANRQGKSSIVYLHPREVDPTEQKLSLPFKEHFIHYYNVRGTKSKLERILRSFEFTSIAEQLKTRYNLEV; this comes from the coding sequence TTGATAAAATCCGGCGTAAACAATATGCTGACCTTTGACATAGAGGAATGGTTTCATGCCAATTACGACGATATCGTAACCCCTGCGGACGGCAAACCTTCCCATTTCCGCTACTGCATGGATACGCTTTTGGAAATATGCAGGAAGACGGACTGCAAGGCGACTTTTTTCGTGCTCGGCTACATCGGAGAACATTACCCCGATGTCGTGAAGGCGATTTTGCGGGAAGGGCATGAGGTGGCTTCCCACGGTTACGCACATCAGCTCGCTTACAAGCAGACGTACGAACAATTTAAGGCCGACGTGAAAAAATCGGTCGATATTCTCGAGCATATTACCGGAGTGAAGGTCATCGGCTACCGGGCTCCGTCTTGGTCGATCGTCGAGAGCAACCTGCATTACTTGCAGGCGCTCGAAGAGCTTGGACTGAAATACGATGCGAGCATTTTTCCGGTCAAAACGTTTCTGTACGGCATCCCGACGGCTCCTACGGAAATCCATAAGCCCCGGGTCGGCGGCAAGGAGCTCGGTATTTATGAGGTGCCGATGTCGGTCATGCAAATGGCCGGCAAAAACATCGGATATTCCGGAGGATTTTACTTCCGCTTTTTCCCTGAGTTATGGATCAAAAACGTTATTCGCACAGCCAACCGCCAAGGAAAAAGCTCGATCGTCTACCTGCATCCGAGAGAGGTCGATCCGACGGAGCAAAAACTCAGCCTGCCGTTTAAGGAGCATTTTATCCATTATTACAATGTGCGGGGGACCAAATCGAAGCTGGAGCGCATTTTGCGGAGCTTCGAGTTTACGTCGATTGCGGAGCAGCTGAAGACCAGGTATAATCTGGAAGTATAA
- a CDS encoding TIGR01777 family oxidoreductase: MKIAIAGGTGFIGKHLIRHFLQERHSVILISRRYTEQADPNVRTVTWAELENNTGSLEGVDAIVNLAGESINQRWTAAAKERILQSRLDTVGRIVSLVDRLQAKPSVVVNASGMSIYGTSETEEFDESSPKRITDFLADTVEKWEAAIDRIRGVRVVKLRVGVVLGNDGGAFPKMAMPYKLWVGGRIGSGRQVLSWIHIRDMVRLIDFCIRHDGISGPVNATAPNPVTNDEFGRALGRALGRPHLFPVPAFMFNLLFGELAVLLLEGQRVIPRVLLRHGFEFEYPTIERALTALTKGGSD, from the coding sequence ATGAAAATCGCAATAGCCGGAGGCACCGGGTTTATCGGCAAGCATTTGATAAGACATTTCCTTCAGGAACGGCATTCCGTCATCCTGATAAGCCGCCGCTATACGGAGCAGGCTGATCCGAACGTGCGGACGGTGACGTGGGCGGAATTGGAAAATAATACGGGTTCGCTCGAAGGAGTGGACGCGATCGTCAACCTTGCCGGCGAATCGATCAATCAGCGCTGGACGGCGGCGGCGAAAGAGCGCATATTGCAGTCGCGGCTTGATACCGTAGGGCGAATCGTCAGCCTGGTGGACCGGCTTCAGGCGAAGCCGTCCGTCGTTGTGAACGCCTCCGGCATGTCCATCTACGGTACGTCGGAAACGGAGGAATTCGACGAATCGAGCCCGAAACGAATCACCGACTTTTTGGCGGATACGGTGGAAAAATGGGAGGCGGCGATCGACCGCATCCGAGGGGTGCGGGTCGTCAAGCTGCGGGTTGGCGTCGTGCTCGGAAACGACGGCGGCGCTTTCCCGAAAATGGCCATGCCGTACAAGCTGTGGGTAGGGGGCCGGATCGGCAGCGGGCGCCAGGTGCTTTCCTGGATACATATTCGCGATATGGTACGGCTGATCGACTTCTGTATCCGGCATGACGGCATCTCGGGCCCGGTCAACGCGACCGCGCCGAATCCGGTGACGAACGACGAGTTCGGCCGCGCGCTGGGCCGCGCTCTCGGAAGGCCGCACCTGTTTCCGGTGCCGGCGTTTATGTTCAACCTTTTGTTCGGCGAGCTGGCCGTGCTGCTGCTCGAAGGGCAGCGGGTAATTCCGCGGGTTTTGCTCAGGCACGGATTTGAATTTGAATATCCGACCATTGAGCGGGCCTTGACCGCATTAACGAAGGGAGGAAGCGATTAG
- a CDS encoding TIGR00730 family Rossman fold protein, with product MKRICVYAASNPGTHPEYADAAVRLGQAIARRGCDLIYGGSKLGLMGKVADEAMRCGGKVIGIMPRGLFRAEIEHTGLTEFHEVESMHERKAKMAELSDAFVALPGGLGTFDELFEAACWSQIGIHSKPIGLLNVRGFYEPLLQMLQHTAREGFMKEASLHLFVVESDPDKLLDRLAAYRPIDAGNKWMELPSS from the coding sequence ATGAAACGAATCTGTGTTTACGCGGCATCGAATCCGGGAACGCATCCCGAATATGCGGACGCAGCCGTCCGGCTCGGGCAAGCGATCGCCCGACGCGGATGCGATCTCATATACGGGGGCTCCAAATTGGGGCTGATGGGAAAAGTCGCCGACGAAGCGATGCGCTGCGGCGGTAAGGTGATCGGCATCATGCCGCGCGGTTTATTTCGGGCTGAGATTGAACATACGGGGTTAACCGAGTTTCACGAGGTCGAAAGCATGCATGAAAGGAAAGCGAAGATGGCCGAGCTTTCCGATGCGTTCGTCGCGCTTCCGGGAGGCCTCGGCACCTTTGACGAGCTGTTTGAGGCTGCCTGCTGGTCGCAGATCGGGATTCATAGCAAACCGATCGGCCTGCTGAACGTAAGAGGATTTTACGAGCCGCTTCTTCAAATGCTGCAGCATACGGCACGGGAAGGTTTTATGAAGGAGGCGAGCCTGCATCTGTTCGTCGTGGAATCTGACCCGGACAAGCTGCTTGACCGGCTTGCCGCTTACCGGCCTATCGATGCAGGCAACAAATGGATGGAATTGCCTTCCAGCTGA
- a CDS encoding helix-turn-helix transcriptional regulator — translation MKRQFLFPTLAEQPYFCFPESVGRYWEEPDHSVQRDVGSLNNFNIHYVASGVGYVELEGKVLTLQKGDAVLYFPLQRQIYYSSEHDPWDVRWFHFYGHKLQDYLLERGFHRSPLWTLRQPASFEQAHLALLEEAMEHKLLRPTKLSILTYAALTEFMSQAVPITSSRSGDAVERVTGLLPLMQSEACSPFILEEWAERAGVSPYYFCKLFRKSMQMTPMDFITLCRLQVSKQWLLERKDATIREIAVQAGYPSVSYFNKRFMEHEGMTPSEYRQLYGKQS, via the coding sequence ATGAAGCGCCAATTTTTGTTCCCGACGCTGGCGGAGCAGCCGTATTTTTGTTTCCCCGAATCGGTCGGGCGGTACTGGGAAGAGCCGGATCACAGCGTACAGCGAGATGTCGGTTCGCTGAACAACTTCAACATCCATTATGTCGCGTCCGGCGTCGGCTACGTCGAACTGGAAGGCAAGGTGCTCACGCTGCAAAAAGGAGACGCCGTCCTCTACTTTCCGCTGCAGCGGCAAATTTACTACAGCAGCGAGCACGATCCCTGGGACGTGAGATGGTTTCACTTTTACGGGCACAAGCTGCAGGATTATTTGCTGGAACGGGGGTTTCATCGCTCTCCGCTGTGGACGCTCAGGCAGCCCGCATCTTTCGAGCAGGCGCATCTGGCACTGCTTGAGGAGGCCATGGAGCACAAGCTGCTTCGGCCGACAAAGCTGTCTATCTTGACTTATGCGGCATTAACCGAGTTTATGAGTCAAGCGGTCCCGATTACGTCCAGCCGCAGCGGAGACGCCGTGGAGCGCGTCACCGGCTTGCTTCCGCTGATGCAGAGCGAAGCGTGCAGCCCGTTTATTTTGGAGGAATGGGCGGAACGTGCCGGAGTATCTCCTTATTATTTCTGCAAGCTGTTCCGCAAGTCGATGCAGATGACGCCGATGGATTTCATTACGTTATGCCGGCTGCAGGTTTCCAAGCAGTGGCTGCTTGAGCGCAAAGATGCGACGATCCGGGAAATCGCCGTCCAGGCCGGATATCCGAGCGTCAGCTATTTCAACAAACGGTTCATGGAACACGAAGGAATGACACCTTCCGAGTATCGGCAGCTATACGGCAAGCAGAGTTAA
- a CDS encoding Gfo/Idh/MocA family protein, whose translation MEKRKLRWGIVGCAGIAKRAVIPGIQQSELGEVVAIASRDEQKAKETAKELGIPVAYGSYEALLADESLDAVYIPLPNHLHKEWTIRAAEAGKHVLCEKPIALNAQEAEEMAAACAKAGVHLAEAFMYRHHPRYTMIKELIASGEIGDIRGIHGAFTFNSSANKGNVRFYKWMGGGSIYDVGVYPINAARFILGQEPEAATVHAFFSPEHDDVDMMASGLLEFPNAVALTFDCGMWAAGRNVLEIIGTDGRIELPSAYVSRPDASSNFFVTVKGERREVEVPHVNQYSIQADDFAKTVLYGEATKFKPEDAVRNMKVVDACLASGRQRARIEIR comes from the coding sequence ATGGAGAAACGCAAGCTTCGCTGGGGAATCGTCGGCTGCGCGGGCATCGCGAAACGCGCCGTCATTCCGGGAATTCAGCAGTCCGAATTGGGAGAAGTTGTCGCGATTGCCAGCCGCGACGAGCAAAAGGCGAAGGAAACGGCGAAGGAGCTCGGCATCCCGGTCGCTTACGGCAGCTACGAGGCTTTGCTCGCTGACGAGAGCCTGGACGCCGTTTACATCCCGCTCCCGAACCATCTGCACAAGGAGTGGACGATCAGGGCGGCGGAGGCCGGCAAACACGTGCTTTGCGAGAAGCCGATCGCGCTGAACGCACAGGAGGCGGAGGAGATGGCGGCCGCCTGCGCCAAAGCCGGCGTTCATCTCGCGGAAGCTTTTATGTACCGTCATCACCCCCGTTACACGATGATCAAGGAACTGATCGCTTCCGGCGAAATCGGCGACATTCGCGGCATTCACGGGGCGTTTACGTTCAACAGCTCGGCGAACAAAGGCAACGTGCGCTTCTATAAATGGATGGGCGGCGGTTCGATTTACGATGTTGGCGTTTATCCGATCAACGCTGCGCGCTTCATTTTGGGGCAAGAGCCGGAAGCGGCAACGGTCCACGCGTTCTTCTCGCCGGAGCACGACGATGTCGACATGATGGCCTCCGGGCTGCTTGAGTTTCCGAATGCGGTGGCGCTTACTTTCGACTGCGGCATGTGGGCGGCCGGGCGCAATGTGCTGGAAATCATCGGTACCGACGGGCGCATTGAGCTGCCTTCGGCATATGTCAGCAGGCCGGACGCCAGCTCGAATTTCTTCGTCACCGTCAAGGGAGAACGCAGAGAAGTGGAAGTGCCGCACGTGAACCAGTATTCGATTCAGGCGGACGATTTTGCCAAAACCGTGTTGTACGGAGAAGCGACGAAATTCAAGCCGGAGGATGCCGTACGCAATATGAAGGTCGTCGACGCATGTCTTGCCTCGGGACGCCAGCGCGCCCGCATTGAAATCCGATAA
- a CDS encoding aldo/keto reductase, with protein MEYISIQGSPKPVSKLIKGSDYFKFDVYDKVCENIDAFLAIGGNTLDTAHIYCGGESEQVIGRYMRERGNRDELVILTKGAHHNKDGPRVNKECIDSDLFTSLERLETDFIELYALHRDDPSVPVGAILEALNEHIEAGRIGAIGGSNWSWQRLQEANDYAASHGLVGFTFSSPNLSLAKANEPFWAGCVSADAETCAWHEKHQLPLLSWSSQARGFFTGRFSPEVRDNADMVRVFYSDGNWERLRRAEQLAKEKQVSVIQIALAYVLNQPFPTCALIGAQNTAELRSCDEGARIKLTREELDWLDLSREALAK; from the coding sequence ATGGAGTACATTTCCATTCAAGGTTCACCCAAACCGGTATCGAAGTTGATTAAAGGTTCCGATTATTTCAAATTCGACGTATATGACAAAGTATGCGAAAACATCGATGCGTTTCTCGCGATCGGCGGCAATACGCTCGATACCGCCCACATTTATTGCGGTGGGGAAAGCGAGCAGGTCATCGGCCGCTATATGCGGGAGCGCGGCAACCGCGATGAGCTCGTCATTTTGACGAAGGGAGCGCATCATAACAAGGACGGTCCCCGCGTGAACAAGGAGTGCATCGACAGCGATCTGTTCACAAGTCTGGAGCGGTTGGAAACCGACTTCATCGAGCTGTATGCGCTTCACCGCGACGATCCGTCCGTGCCGGTCGGCGCTATCCTCGAAGCGCTGAACGAGCACATTGAAGCGGGGCGCATCGGCGCGATCGGCGGCTCGAACTGGTCGTGGCAGCGGCTGCAGGAGGCCAACGACTATGCGGCCTCGCACGGGCTCGTCGGCTTCACGTTCAGCAGCCCGAATCTGAGCCTCGCCAAGGCGAACGAGCCGTTCTGGGCGGGCTGCGTATCCGCCGATGCAGAAACTTGCGCATGGCACGAGAAGCACCAGCTGCCGCTGCTGTCTTGGTCTTCGCAGGCGCGCGGGTTCTTCACCGGGCGGTTCAGCCCGGAAGTGCGCGACAATGCCGACATGGTCCGCGTGTTTTACAGCGACGGCAACTGGGAGCGGCTGCGCCGCGCCGAGCAGCTCGCCAAGGAGAAGCAGGTGAGCGTCATTCAGATCGCTCTCGCTTATGTGCTGAACCAGCCGTTCCCGACATGCGCGCTGATCGGCGCGCAAAACACCGCCGAGCTTCGCTCATGCGACGAGGGCGCGCGGATCAAGCTGACGCGCGAAGAGCTGGATTGGCTCGATCTGAGCCGCGAGGCGCTGGCGAAGTAA
- a CDS encoding class I SAM-dependent methyltransferase, with protein sequence MDLREQFGDIDIYLFDQLLKGRIAPDMTLLDAGCGEGRNLVYFLRNGYDVYAVDRSESAIEAVKELASRLAPHLPEDRFAVEPLEKLSYTNDSFDFVIANAVLHFAEDEDHFRQMVTELWRVLKPGGLFFARLASSIGIEASIERISGQRYKLPDGSERFLVNEDQLLRLTEKLYGTLLEPLKTVNVQGKRCMTTWIMKKPHIVFFEQERTR encoded by the coding sequence ATGGATTTGCGTGAACAGTTCGGAGATATCGACATCTATTTGTTCGATCAGCTGCTGAAGGGGAGAATCGCCCCGGACATGACGCTGCTCGATGCCGGATGCGGCGAAGGCCGCAATCTGGTATATTTTTTAAGAAACGGATATGACGTCTATGCGGTGGACCGCTCGGAGTCGGCCATAGAAGCGGTCAAAGAGCTGGCGTCACGGCTGGCGCCGCATCTGCCGGAGGACCGCTTCGCCGTGGAGCCTTTGGAAAAGCTGAGCTACACCAATGACAGCTTCGACTTCGTGATCGCGAATGCAGTGCTGCATTTTGCCGAGGACGAAGATCATTTCCGGCAAATGGTGACCGAGCTGTGGCGGGTGCTCAAGCCGGGAGGCCTCTTTTTCGCACGGCTTGCGTCCAGCATCGGCATCGAGGCGTCGATCGAACGCATATCCGGGCAGCGGTACAAGCTCCCGGACGGCAGCGAACGGTTTCTGGTGAACGAAGATCAACTGCTGCGTCTGACCGAAAAGCTGTACGGAACGCTGCTCGAGCCGCTCAAAACGGTGAACGTGCAGGGAAAGCGCTGCATGACGACATGGATTATGAAAAAACCGCATATCGTATTTTTTGAACAGGAGAGAACGAGATGA
- a CDS encoding carbon-nitrogen hydrolase family protein, with protein MKVRVSAVQYHLHTISGFRQFADQVTHYVKTAAEFEADFVLFPELFTTQLMSIGGADGEALTINELPRFTDEYKELFTGLARSTGIHIIGGTHIIYENGRLYNTAFLFYPDGTVAEQRKLHITPTEVKEWSMAAGDKLHVFQTAKGTVAMLICYDIEFPEIVRMAKARGADIIFCPSCTDDKHGFHRVRYTCHARTIENQVYVVTTGTVGSLPTVDFMRANYGQAAVITPNDIPFPPGGILAAGEINDDMVITADLDLDLLYQVREKGSVTTWRDRRTDLYADWS; from the coding sequence ATGAAAGTAAGAGTTTCCGCCGTACAGTATCATCTGCACACCATTTCCGGTTTTCGGCAGTTTGCCGATCAAGTTACGCATTATGTCAAAACCGCCGCAGAGTTTGAAGCGGATTTCGTGCTTTTCCCCGAGCTGTTTACGACTCAGCTTATGTCCATCGGGGGCGCAGACGGAGAAGCGCTGACCATAAACGAGCTTCCTCGGTTCACGGACGAATACAAGGAGCTGTTTACCGGTCTTGCCCGCAGCACGGGGATACACATTATCGGCGGCACTCATATTATTTACGAGAACGGCAGGCTGTACAATACGGCGTTTCTGTTTTATCCGGACGGCACCGTAGCCGAGCAGCGCAAGCTGCACATTACGCCGACGGAGGTCAAGGAATGGAGCATGGCGGCCGGCGACAAGCTGCACGTGTTTCAGACCGCGAAAGGGACCGTGGCCATGCTGATTTGCTACGACATCGAATTTCCGGAAATCGTCCGGATGGCGAAGGCTCGCGGCGCCGACATCATTTTCTGCCCGTCTTGTACGGACGATAAGCACGGCTTCCATCGGGTCCGCTACACCTGCCATGCGCGGACGATCGAAAACCAGGTTTACGTCGTGACGACCGGGACCGTCGGTTCGCTGCCGACCGTCGATTTCATGAGAGCGAACTACGGGCAAGCGGCCGTTATTACGCCGAACGACATTCCGTTCCCGCCGGGGGGCATCCTGGCTGCCGGAGAAATTAACGACGATATGGTCATTACCGCCGATCTGGATTTGGACCTGCTTTATCAGGTGAGGGAAAAAGGCTCTGTGACGACGTGGCGCGACCGCCGCACCGATCTGTATGCGGATTGGAGCTAA
- a CDS encoding GNAT family N-acetyltransferase, translating into MYRKEQYVFNGDTPEKAVIRSYTRDDFAALIDIQKMSFPPPFPSELWWNEEQLTNHITLFPQGALCVEMDGRPVASITALLVDFDPEHAQHTWVEITDGGYITNHRPDGNTLYIVDICALPAYRKLGLGKWLMLSMYEVVVQLGVERLLGGGRMPGFHKYADHMSAEQYVQAVLEGTLKDPVISFLLRCGRTPVQIVPGYLEDEESLNHALLMEWKNPFKRT; encoded by the coding sequence TTGTACCGAAAAGAGCAATACGTGTTTAACGGAGACACTCCGGAGAAGGCCGTCATCCGCAGCTATACCCGGGACGATTTTGCGGCGCTGATCGATATCCAAAAGATGAGCTTCCCGCCGCCATTCCCTTCGGAGCTGTGGTGGAACGAGGAGCAGCTGACCAACCACATCACGTTGTTCCCTCAAGGAGCGCTATGCGTCGAGATGGATGGACGTCCGGTCGCTTCGATCACGGCGCTGCTCGTCGACTTCGACCCTGAGCATGCTCAGCATACATGGGTGGAAATAACCGACGGAGGATACATAACCAACCACCGTCCGGACGGCAACACGCTGTATATCGTCGACATCTGTGCGCTCCCTGCGTACCGTAAGCTGGGACTCGGCAAATGGCTCATGCTGTCGATGTACGAGGTCGTCGTGCAGCTCGGTGTCGAGAGGCTGCTTGGCGGCGGAAGAATGCCCGGATTCCATAAATATGCCGATCATATGAGCGCCGAACAATACGTTCAAGCGGTGTTGGAGGGGACGCTCAAGGACCCGGTCATCAGCTTCTTGCTCCGCTGCGGGCGCACGCCGGTGCAGATCGTCCCCGGTTATTTGGAAGACGAGGAATCGCTCAACCACGCTTTGCTTATGGAATGGAAAAATCCTTTTAAACGAACGTAA
- a CDS encoding superoxide dismutase family protein: MKSNMYWAAVLTITAVSLTGCFDKAAPTMNKVPEAVTGENHESHGLDSSAENAADKTSEKTSSETAAPVQVEIRNAKGEKLGTAVLTQLADGLKVSVEAAGLTPGEHGIHFHQIGKCEAPDFKSAGDHFNPSGKKHGFLTPEGPHMGDMPNLMADASGKAKTEFVTKLVTLQKGKPNSLLKSEGTSLVIHEKADDYITDPAGNSGSRIACGVIKG; encoded by the coding sequence TTGAAATCAAACATGTATTGGGCTGCGGTGCTGACAATAACCGCCGTTTCGCTGACCGGCTGTTTCGATAAGGCGGCGCCGACGATGAACAAAGTGCCGGAAGCCGTGACCGGGGAAAACCACGAAAGCCATGGTCTGGATTCGTCTGCGGAAAACGCGGCTGACAAAACTTCCGAAAAGACTTCGTCCGAAACGGCCGCGCCGGTACAGGTCGAAATCCGAAACGCCAAAGGAGAGAAGCTTGGCACCGCCGTGTTGACGCAGCTCGCAGACGGGCTCAAGGTCAGCGTGGAGGCAGCCGGACTTACTCCGGGAGAGCACGGCATCCATTTTCACCAAATCGGCAAATGCGAAGCGCCGGATTTTAAATCGGCGGGTGATCATTTCAATCCGTCCGGCAAAAAACACGGATTCCTGACTCCGGAAGGACCGCACATGGGAGACATGCCTAACCTTATGGCGGATGCGTCCGGCAAGGCGAAGACGGAGTTTGTGACCAAGCTGGTTACGCTGCAAAAAGGAAAGCCGAATTCGCTGCTGAAGTCCGAAGGGACCTCGCTGGTTATTCATGAAAAAGCCGACGATTACATCACCGACCCTGCCGGAAATTCCGGAAGCCGCATCGCTTGCGGAGTGATCAAAGGGTAG